One segment of Triticum aestivum cultivar Chinese Spring chromosome 2A, IWGSC CS RefSeq v2.1, whole genome shotgun sequence DNA contains the following:
- the LOC123186683 gene encoding F-box/FBD/LRR-repeat protein At1g13570 translates to MDKPNSQECAVRNKNDASSSKRIVGSKVAMELHLLSTDILRYIFSRLSLKQAVRMSVLSREWRRLGICHPDLVFTENTLFGSDTTTSTDQESMTAEFITRVDNVLHPLWSTSTMTTTTVDRFVIKFGLGRHQMHHIDRWINFCTASMAKHIGLDLRGRNGFEHPEYIVPLCKLSGQNGSCVKSLHMADVCLKPPPRFCGITNLKKLSLHRVSMDAGDLQCLLLSCARLESLSLDFCPLLSFTMHQQLCRLKYLSVRECAVGMIQLQAPNLTTFEFDDCLTQIVLNESSKLSEATFVFKSSSYNWCVDAFDYILTELPTSIPYVHKLLLHLVIGYQVQNFSKSNTTFINLWHLNLNIDITYNQLDADWVTGLVYLLELAPLLEELELHIECDRSSDAVPARIVKAAPGPLHRHLRSAHITGFCDLMGIAELALYILGNATVLERMVVDPVVRMDYGYPYTGQFYSVSKARSSLEAARPSFTEQELHDREFARKHLDREEFRHILTIL, encoded by the exons ATGGACAAGCCAAACAGTCAAGAATGTGCTGTAAGAAACAAAAACGATGCTTCCAGTTCCAAGAGGATTGTGGGATCGAAGGTGGCCATGGAGCTTCACCTTCTATCCACT GACATCTTGCGCTACATCTTCTCACGGCTATCGCTCAAACAGGCCGTGAGGATGAGTGTACTATCTCGTGAGTGGAGGCGGCTAGGGATATGCCACCCGGACCTGGTGTTCACCGAAAACACCTTATTTGGCAGCGATACAACCACAAGTACTGACCAGGAATCCATGACAGCTGAATTCATCACTAGAGTGGACAATGTGTTGCACCCGCTGTGGTCTACTTCCACCATGACAACTACTACGGTCGATAGGTTTGTTATCAAATTTGGTCTCGGCAGACATCAAATGCATCACATTGATAGATGGATTAACTTCTGCACCGCGTCGATGGCCAAGCACATTGGCCTTGATCTCAGGGGACGGAACGGCTTTGAACATCCCGAGTACATTGTCCCGCTGTGCAAACTCAGTGGCCAAAATGGCTCTTGTGTCAAGTCTCTTCATATGGCTGATGTCTGTTTAAAGCCGCCCCCTAGATTCTGTGGTATAACAAACCTGAAGAAACTGAGCCTACATAGGGTGTCCATGGATGCAGGCGACCTCCAATGTTTGTTGCTAAGTTGTGCTCGTCTCGAGAGTTTAAGCTTGGATTTCTGCCCCTTGTTAAGTTTTACTATGCATCAGCAGCTTTGCCGGTTGAAGTACCTGAGTGTGCGCGAGTGTGCGGTGGGAATGATACAGTTGCAGGCTCCAAACCTGACCACATTTGAGTTCGATGACTGTCTAACACAAATTGTTCTCAATGAATCTTCAAAGTTGTCAGAAGCAACCTTTGTGTTCAAGAGCAGTTCATACAACTGGTGTGTGGATGCCTTCGACTATATCTTGACTGAGCTCCCAACTTCTATTCCTTATGTGCATAAACTTCTGCTACATTTGGTTATTGGATATCAG GTGCAAAATTTCAGTAAAAGCAACACCACTTTCATCAATCTGTGGCATCTAAACCTGAATATCGATATCACATACAATCAACTCGATGCTGACTGGGTTACGGGTTTGGTTTATCTCTTGGAGTTAGCACCTCTCTTAGAAGAACTGGAACTGCAT ATTGAGTGTGATAGATCTAGTGATGCTGTTCCTGCAAGGATAGTGAAGGCAGCTCCAGGGCCTCTGCATCGTCACCTCAGGAGTGCCCACATTACTGGATTTTGTGATCTAATGGGGATAGCCGAGCTGGCGCTCTACATCCTTGGGAATGCTACTGTGCTCGAGCGTATGGTAGTTGATCCAGTGGTACGGATGGACTATGGGTACCCATATACAGGTCAATTTTATTCGGTCAGCAAGGCCCGTAGCAGCCTGGAGGCCGCTAGACCTAGTTTTACTGAGCAGGAGCTACACGACAGGGAGTTTGCGAGGAAACACCTTGACAGAGAGGAGTTTCGTCACATCCTCACCATTTTATGA